Below is a genomic region from Fusarium oxysporum Fo47 chromosome VIII, complete sequence.
TTTTGTAAGCGCTGTGGGCGTTGTTGACAGCAATACACCTGCAAATATAGAGGATGATTCATAATATAATGGTGCAGGTAGTAGTAAATGTCATATTTCTCAACAGGATGTCTTGTTCTACAAGTGCAAGTGGGCACCCTGATCAGTGAGATTTAGCTCATTGAGCCAGTTTGATGAAATGCTTCCCAGTCTAACTGCAAGAAATCTTCAAGACCTCTTTTCTAAATgataaaaagacttaggtaagtttaggATATCTTTtctaaataataaaagagtttagtaagtttagtatatcttagcaaGCTATTAGACTAGTTATTACAGCACGTTGATTTAAAGTTAGAAGTTTTTATGCAAATAACTtgataatcttattataactaCCTACTATCAAAGCCAACCCCCTCCATCACTTCTTATACATAAGTATCTCCCATCAAGAGAATTGCCGAAAGACTACAAGTTTTGTCCGCTACGTGCCACAGTTCTCGCCTACATTTGAGTCGCCAAACTTCAGCGATATCTTCTCCAGGCTTCACAATAGTCTTGAGTCTCTCAAGAATCTTGCTCATTCTGTCCGGAAAGACGTTGCCCGAGTATTTCAGCCACTGTCTCGCCATGAGCCCAATCTTTTCGAAGTCTCCACTTTCATTTTCGACCATCTTTGGGAAGAGCTTCTTTGGCAAGAGTCCTTCTGTGTCTATCATTGCATCCCAGCAAATGACATGGTAAAGCTCTACAGGTCGGTCAGCTCCTTCACCCGTAGCAATCTGTGGCCAGTTGATCTTTATCCAGTACGGCTCATCCATCGCAGCAATTAGTTGCCTGCGGTGTAGGCACAAGTTGTCGGCCGAGCAACTTTCCTCGCCTTGAGAACTAGCTAGCACTAGCTGAATCAACTGGTGACGATCTCTTTCGTGAGTTTTTTCCAAGTTTGTCATGAGGGCTTCTCCAAGTCCTCGGAGGCCGTTTATACGGGGCGAAACTTTTGCTGGCTCATGTGACGGGCTGGGAATGTCTTGGTCGTGTCCAACCCACCGGGAAGACCTTTGTAGTGGTGGACTTGAGAACCGTGGTGGAGTCGAAGGCCGCCGTTGTGAAGTTGAAGGCTGTGGTTTGTCTGAAAGCCATGGTGGAGGTGAAAGAGGCGAACTGCTGCGTTGAGATGGTGGTGCAACATCAGGAGTATCGACGGCAGGATCTTGGCGCGCATTCACAGTCGAGGGTGTCTCAAAAGGAGTCGGAATAGAGTCGTGATCAGCCTGAACATGCTTAACCGATGGAATATTCTCAAGTTGTTCTGTTTCTTCTGTCACAGTGGCACGTCTACGTTTCCGGCCAGTGGTACGTTTTGGTCTCCGACCATCGGCCGAATCTGGCGTTTGGGTAAGGTCGACGGTGATGGAGGTTTGGGGTCCTGAAGATCCTGAAGGTGGAGGGACGGTGATGAAAGGGTTGGGATCTTTTGATATCTCATCGTCGTTAAACTCGCACATGATGTTTTGATATGATACGGTATAGTcttgatggatgatgatgatgatgatgacgatggatgAAGAGCAAAAGTTTGTAGAGTACAAGTTGGCCTGGTAGATGCCTTTCCAAAAGTACCTTGGTTAGCCAAGTATTACGAGAGAAAGCACTGCTGTGAGAGGAAGTTGCAAGTCCATAGAGTGCATACCAGGTAggctaggggaggcaagaaactTTAGGACATTCATCCTATCTAAGATATGAAaatacttaggtaagtttatGATACCTTGCCAACCATTTAGATCAGTGGATTTTAGTATCCCAATCTAATGTTGCAAGTCATCTTGCTCCCCGGGGGCTGCATACCTACCTGAAGCGAGAGTGTCCGAAGTCTTTCCCCCCTAGTGACCAAGTAACTCACAACATGCTGCACTTGGGTGTTCCTACCTTGCGACCGACTGGGTATAGTACGCAGAAGAATGGCACACAGCTTACTTCCCCGGCAAGGCACCCAAGTCGGCCAGATGACCCCTGAGCCATCAACCAAGTCGCCGTTGATATATGATGCGCTACTCACAATACCAAGGTCAAGTTTGATAGGCCAGGCGCAACTAGATTTTGGAAACAAGCCCAGGCCCCAGGGTGACGATTGACAAGCTCTATGTTAACGCTTTAGCCGATCTGGGCGGCCATATCATTAAGATACATGGAGTCCACGGATGTATTTGCAGAAAGGCATCAGCCATGCCTCCTATATACAATCCTCAACTGACTTCATTATAAACACAAATATACAGGGGTATTAACTATCATCATATCCATCCTACTTCGAAGCCCTTGTATGCTCCTCATAAAACTCCAACGTCAGCGCCGCCAAAAACCCAGGAATACATCCCTTCTCCCTAACCCAGAACCCAATCTGATCATTAATCCTCCTCGCGAAATCACTCCTCGGTCCACCGCCAACCTTCATCGTGCCGCGCTCGCCATCAAACACGATGGAATTCTCATGCTCGTCTGTCTGCGAGGGGTAGAACGTGCTCTCGACGCGCATTTTGCCGTTGGGGATGAACGTCACGGTCCACCCGAGCgtggagaagatggcttcTTTGAACTCTTGGGATTTGGAGCCCCAGACTTCTTTTAGGCGGCGCGTGCGCTTCTCGGCGGAGGCGGTTTCGGACTTGGCGGCGGTTATTTCGCGTTCCATTGCGGCGAGGACGGAGGTTGGGATCATAGGGACGGAGGAGTTGGCGTTCTTGGATTGGAGGGTTGCGAGGAGATCTTCGTTCTCCTTCTTTAGTGCTTCGAGGGTGGAGCGCTTGATAGCTTCAAAGTCTGATGTGGGATTGGACTTGAGTGATAGAACACGTGTTTGTGTTTGTTGCTTAGCAGCTTTGAGTTGTTCCTTGCTGGTAGACAAGTCTTTCTCCAGCAAAGCAATCTTGTTTTGCGACTTGGTCAATTGCTCCTCTAGCATACGCTTCTTTCGCGTGAGTTGGCCGAGTTGCTCTTGAGAACTGTCATCCTCCGCTCTTGAGCGCTTGCTTCCTGTCGCGGGTTGGGGTGTGCTTGGTGCTGAGGGCTCGATTGACGATAGCTCTGCGTGTAGGTTCTGGACTTCCATCTTATACTTGTCGACAAGATCCTCCAGCTCTTGCACGCGCTGTACGCGGGCCTGGTCAAATTGTTCTGGCTGAAGTGTCTCGTCCTCGGTATCGAAGGTCTTGAGCTGTGCGCGGAGGTATTCGACCTCCTTGACGGCCAAGGCACGTTGGCGCTCCAGTCGCATTCGGGCCTTATCGGCATTGCTAGCATTTGCCACAGTCTTCGCATTCTCGACCTCATTCTTCAGTTGAGCCTGCTCGTCGCGAAGCGATTGGATCGTGTTCTGAGCAGCAGTAATCTCAGCCTGGAGGGACCcgaccttctcaacataTGATGCATTCGTCAAGCGCTCTTCAACAAGGGCCCTTGCCACAGCCTCTGGCGAGTCAAACTCAGACTCGTCTGTCTCGGCAGCGTTTCTTAGATACGCCGACCAAGCCAAGCGTTCGTCTTCCAGTCGTTGTCGCTGGATACGCGCCTCGGCAAGCTCTGCTTCAATCAATTCGGCCGACTCAAGCTTTCGCTGTAATGttcgcttctcttcttcgacaaCTTCAACTGCCTTGCTCAACGCTCGTAGGTGCTTAAGTTCGGAGAGCTGATCACGATTCGTCGCCTCGAGGTTTCGGATATGCTGAACTTGTTCAGTAAGTTCCTGTCTGATGATCTCCATCGTCTCTGCATCGCCGCTTTGCGCTTTGAGTCGTAGCACATCTGCCTCGAGATTCGCGATCACTCCATCCTTCTCAGCCAATTGAGCTTGTGTTTGTTGTAGGACATTCTCCCGCTGTTCGCTCTCCTGCTCAAATTCTTGGATAGTCTTTTGCGCCGCGGCAATCTGCATCTCCATGTCTGTGGCTTTTCGGTCGGCAATTCGGGCGGCATCGTCCTTCGCTGTGGATAGGTCCTCCAACTGTTCCTGCAGCAAGCGGGCCTCATCCTCTGCTTCACGAGCCTTGCGCTCTAATTGCTTCTTATCGCCATCGATCGCGTCCTTGACTTCTTGTAATTCTCTTCGAAGAGTTTCTGTTTGCGCTACCGCTTTTTCGCGTTCAGCCTCAGCCGCTTGTCGGTGCTGCGCTTCATCTTGCTCCCGCCGTCGAGCTTGCTCCAACTTGCTGCTTTGTTCCGACGTCgcaatctccttctcttgcTCGGCAGTCTGAATTCGATATTGCAGCGTCCCAATCTCGGCTTTCAATGACTCGATCTCTCGCCTGTACTTCTCGTACTCGTCCGCGTCCGGGGGCGCCATGTTCTCCTTATGACTTTCGCGCGAACCGGGGCGGACAGACTCGGCGACGTGGCTTTGCCTAGATTGAGGTCGAGGAATATTTGATTCGCCCGTGAACAGATTGTATGTAGGCTGTGTACTCGCGCGGAAAGAGGAAATCTGCAGCCAAGGTTCGCGGTCAGAAACTTGTGTTCGAGCTCGGGAatgtttgttttgttttgtgTTGACTTACCCTGGACTGTCGTAGAGATGTCTGAGGTCTGTCTATAGTAGACGTGCTGGCTCGGAATCTGGCATTAACAGAGCTTCGCCGGCTCCCACGCCCATCTTTATCGTTGGGCGTATAGGAGCGCATTTTCCGAGTTTTGCGGGTTGAGTTGCTTGATTAAATGAAAGGTTGCGGTCTGGAGATGGTTTGTTTGCGATCACCACGGTAGCTTGTGTCATCACGTGACCCAGCTGGTCCTTGCGTTCAAAGAGTGGGCTTCAAGACGATATAAGAGAGATGCGGCATGagaatattattatcttagAAGAGTTATATAAGCTTTGGAAGGGAGATGAATTAAATGTTTGTATAGTGTGATGAGTTGCTCTTATACTGAGAGCGTTTGGGCCTAGAGACTTGCCCAAGACTTTTTGAGCCAATGTGTAGGGTATGCTGGAAGAAGCTCTGCGTCAAGCTCCGcgaagcttcttgaactctGGGGGCGTGTAACGGCAGGCTAGTTTAACGTTGAGAATTCTCAGGTAAGTCTCCGTCATGCAATTAATAGCTTGTTGACCAACTGTTATTGTTGCAACAATTAGGGTTGGTCAACAATTGTCCTATTGTCGTTGCGTCTGTTCTGCTTGTAAGTTGACTCGCATTTCGCCATAACAATAGCTCTTTGAGTTTTACACAAACCAATGGACCAATCCCAAGCCAAATTCAGGCCAAACACATCCTAAAACCCCTGACAAACTCTCCAATCACTCCCCCCATAATGACGCATCCTTGCAAACCATCCTCTCTCCAAGCTTGCCAAGTCGATATCATCCCAGTGACGTCTTCCGTACCTGATAAAGATGGACCCCTGCCCCCGTTTCTAGAGCCTCCCCCGATTGGCCATCCCACATTCCTCATGACCCACTCCCTTTCTTTTCCCTTGTGTCAAGCTTCAGACCCGACGATCACCGAAGTCGAGTTTGCGATCCATCCGCTTACAAAACCGAGCTCCACTGACGTCGATTCTTGAATGACGACGGTTTTATTCGTTCCTTTTTGCTTGCGCTTGTTTGTagctcttcttgttcttgggtGAATGCAACCGAAGCTTCCGCGGCAGCTAACGACCTTGGCACCGAGAGCTTCAGCTGTAACATCATTTCTTACAACCTCTCAAGCCTTCAACCTTGAACTCAACCTCTCACATCACCTGCCGAGAACTCACATCTTCAACGATGGCCTCAATTGGCCTCCGGGTAAGCTCTATATCCCCCTACCTCTCCGCCGTCCTCTAATATCTTCAGTCCTCCGTGACCACCCGTGCCATATACCTCCGATCCTCCCACCTACGACAAATCCCTCCAACACAATACACACGATGCTACTCCAACTCAACGAAACCCCCcacctcaagctcaagctcaagctcaagctcaagctccGACGAATCCATCGCAAGTAGCGcgtcctcaacaccaagcagTAAACTCAATGTCTTCAGCAGCGAATGGGAAGACCTCGACACACCCATCAAGTCCTTCGCTGACCTGCCACATCGACTCTTCGGCGCGAACCAACACATGATCATCAACTatgagctcaaggaagcTCTGCGCCTTATGCTGCGGCAGTTTAATGCGCCGATAATGTACTGCTTTGCCTACGGTTCTGGTGTCTTTCCGCAGAGCCCCTCGCAGGCTAGTATTTCGGAATCGGACTTTCGCGCTGTGCATCCGAATCCACCGGAGGCGCTTATAAAGTCGCAGAAGGGATCGCCGAAAGTGCTGGACTTTATCTTTGGTGTATCGCATGTTGAGCATTGGCATTCGATCAATATGAAGCAACATAGGAATCATTATTCGGGACTGGCTTCGCTAGGCTCGGGTGTTGTATCGCGTGTGCAGAACTGGGGTGCTGGCGTTTACTTCAATCCATACGTCGAGGTCAACGGTATGCTCATCAAGTACGGCGTCACAAGTATCGATAACCTCGTTCGCGACCTTTCTTCATGGGATAGTCTATACCTCGCTGGTCGTCTTCAAAAGCCCGTCAAGATTCTCCGCGACCATCCTCGTGTCCGACTCGCCAACCAACATAACCTCATCGCCGCTGTTCGAacagctcttcttctcctcccacCACAGTTCACAGAAGCTGAACTCTACAGCACCATCGCAGGTCTGAGCTATCTAGGCGATCCACGAATGGCTCTCCCAACAGAGAACAAGAGCAAAGTCACAAACATTgtcgacaacaacatcattcaCTTCCGTCGTCTCTACGCCCCCCTTGTCAAGACCCTTCCAAATGTCGACTTCACAGGCGCTTGCCGCATCGACGACACAGACTGGATCATGAACCCCGAAGCGGGCAACAAACTCCAACAAGACATGGACCCCGTTCGCCGCGGTAACATGGTCAGACGACTCCCCCAGACCTTCCGATCACGTCTATACTTCCAGTACCAAAGACGTTTCGGTATTCCCCGCGGAGAGTTCAACGAGCTCATGAAGGCTTCAACGGATGAAGAAGGCGGTGCCGTTAAAAAGATGCAAGGAGGCGAATTTGAGCGCCGCATCGCCACAGACGACGCCCAGAAACTTAACGAAACGATGCGTATCGTCATTAAGCAAACGGTCAATTGGCCAAGTACCGTACAAAGTATCAAGGGCTTATTGATGGGCGGATTCTCGAGAACGTGGCGTTATCTGGGGGAGAAGTATTCAAAGTATAAGAAGGATCAAGATAGTAAAAAGAGCAAAAAGGCGTGATCATTTCTGTATATTAAAAGCATGTCACCTTTTATGTTCCACGGTTTTGGAGTATAAGGACAAAAAGGAATTAGTATAGAGGCAGCCAAGTAGCAAAAAGACTCTGGACATATTGTCCTTTTTTATGATTCATCATGGTTCTGTCTCTTTCAGCTCCATACATATAAGCCTACTTTCTGTTCCTCCCTAGGTGTGGTTTTTAACATACAAATACGCATACAAAGAGAAAATTATACTAAAGaaaaagatgaagatgggTAACAAAATGTAGAAGAGTGAAAAGTTCACCCTAGGAACTAGCCCTATACGCTCGCTATTCAATGCGCCGCCAAGATATGGCAGATATCTTGTCTTTTCTATCCATGCACGTGAAAATTATTCAACACTACCCACTACCGTCCTTCATATTTACCGCTGACGAGCTTTCTCGAGATAGGTACGTCAACCCACTTGTGTTCTGTGCTAGCGGTGTCGTCTGCGAAGGGATCGTCCTCGGAGACATCTTTGCCTTTACCCTTGCCCTCGTCGAGTCTGGAGATGGAGATACCGCTGCCGATGACTTGATCGCCTGTGGCCGTGAGTTCCCAGCGTGCTTCGATGTGGCCAGGTTTAGGCTCTGCACCTTCTGCGCCGATGATGCGGCAGACGATCTTGTGAGGTTCGGTGGTGAGGGTGAGATCGCCGATGCGCCAGTACACAAGGTGTTTGTCCTTGAGGTGTGTTCCTACGGGCTTTGTTTGGGCACCGCTGGATTTGCCTTCGTAGGTCGCGACGATGACAACGTTGTGTAGTGTTACTGGGGCGGTGAGCTTTGAGGATGGGTTGAGCTGGTACTGAAGCAAGAGGCCGAGTTTGTCTCCTTGGGGCTTCCATGCGGGTTTGAGGGAGAGAGGAGCATGCTCGCCCAGCGTAGGGGTTTCGGAGTCCTCGGAAAATACTCGGTATGAGAATGCAGTTGCGCTCTTGGTGAGGTGAGATACGTCGAGGTTGAACTGATCGTTATGGTCAGGAGATGAGTTCTGCACAAAAATGCGGTTCGGTCCGATGCGCTCCAGGGCCGAAAAGTTGTTAATGCGGATAGTCTCGTAGCCTGATATGTGTTAGTTGGTGCAATTACCGTGATATTGGGGGTTGCTTACTCTTCGCATCACCAGAGTCACTGGGGTTGTTGACGAATGCAACCTCGCCAGTAATAGTTGTAGActtgacaacaccatcttcaaatATAGCAGAAACACTTTCAATGATGGACGTGTTCAGTCCTGGAGCAGTCATATGCGCATGCTGAGGGTGGTTCAGGCCACCCAATGAGTTGCCTGACCGCACAGACTGCGTATCTGAAGTACCAGCAATGCTAGCCTCAGATGCCAAGGCTGCAACTGCACTGCCCTTGGAAAGGGATTGTGCGAAAGATGGAGATGTTGGCCTAACGCTCAGGGACGAATCTGTACCGCTCTCAGGGAGGTTGGGCGGCGGCACATACATAGTATGGCGCACGTCACGACGTCCTCTCACCGTACCACTACGACGAGTGGCCGGCCCAAGCTTGAGACTGTTGGCGACGCTAGAAAGAGCAGCCATTTTGGCTTCtggatcttcatcctccacAGGTGTCTGTTGAAtgttgaccttgagaagctggtcAGGGTCTTCGCCAGATTCCTTAGCTTCACGCTGAGCCTCAGAGATAGGGTCGTTCATTGGTGGTGGAACGGTAAATCCTTCAGCATCCTTGGTTGCGAGCTGTTGCGGCGCGGGTGTTTGGTTCTCCTGCTTGTGCGATGGCGGAGGACCAGGAGGAGGCTGGACATCTGACAGATCGGGTTCATGGTTCCCGTTGACTGTACCCCCAGCCGTTTGTGGGATCGGGCTGTCGAGCAGATTTTCGTTGTGCGACACTCCGTTCGTGTTCTCATGCGAGGCATCGGGCCTGGGTGAGTCAGTCTCGCTATTGGGTAGCTTGGGCACATCGGGAGTTTCTGCTAGAGAGGACAATCGGTGGTGCTCTGCGAGGTTGTTGGAGGAGCCTCGAGGGGAGACACCGCGGTCATTTTGGCTGTGACTGGTTCCCAATCGTCCGAAGCTGGGGCCTAGCTTTCCGGGAGAGAGTTGGCCGAAACCGGCGTGCATGCTCTGTCTCCTGCGTCCACCGAACATGGTACCGAGGCGGCGCAATTTACCACCTTGAAGCTGTTAGCAAATAGTCATTGAATGTTCCCAATGTACTTACCTGGCTTCTCTTGGGGAACCGAGTTGTTTTCGctgatatcatcatcgcctgCGTGGGAAGAGGCGGGAGCTGGAACAGGCGCAGGAGACGATGTGTGAGCGCTTGGAGCAGGCAAATTGGTGCTATCAGCAGTGCTTGGAGGAACTGGTGTCGAAGGAGTTGTGCCTGCGAAAGACGACTGCCGTGTTGATGTCCTTGTAGGAAGCTTCGCCTTGCCAGCCGTAGCCCTGTGAACGAATGACTGAATCTCCTTTTCCGTGTCGATTTCGAGCATCAGAGCAAGAGTCTCCATAGCATTCTCCTGCACACGTCCAGCTGAATCGGATTCGTGGGTCTGGTACTGTGTGAGAAGATCACGCAGGTTGTTCACTCGTGACTCGTCGAGGGCCTGAAGAGATTCGAAGATAAAGGGTGCCTGCGATTCCCACTGTCCTGTAGCAGATTCGAGCTTGGAAGAAGCTGCATCGACCTTTGAAGTGTTTGCACGGCCTCCTTTCTTGGTGAGCTTATCGACCTGATTCTGGGACTCTTCGAGGTCCTTAGCCATAGTCGTTAGGTTGCTGGACATAGTGTTCATGTTCTGGACATCTTTGCGGTTGGCAAAATTGCGCAGCGGATGCTCGATATCTCTCTCGATGCGATCGGCAAGCTGATGATGCGAGTGGGCGATGTTTTCCGTCGAGTCGATGATCCTATTCCACGGCGCTTGGAACACACTGCAGTTCTGTGAGTGATTGCGATACAAAAGCCTCAGGAGGGATGTTTACCCTAGCTCAGACTGAGAATTGGGAACCTTGAAGGTagcaagcttcttgaggccCTGCACGTACTGATCCTCCACGCGACGGCGCTCCTGCGTAGAATTGATTAGCGGGATGTCGACGAGGCTCGCAGCATGATGCCATGTCGTTGCGTAGCCATTGGCGGTTTGCGGATTGTCGTACCTGGAGCCAGTCGGCAATTTCGGTGTTGACGCGGGACATGCGCTTCATTCGTTCGGTAAGAGTCTGCACCGCCTGGCTGGGCTGAAGAGTTGCCTATTCATAGCGCAAAAGAGTCAGCCAAAGTTCAGCCTGGTATTGTATTGACTTTTGCCTCCATTGTCGCCCGTGGCGATAGAATTGGAAGTCGAGGGGATTAAGCTCACCAGCATGGCGGGATACTCGGCCCTGGCCATATCCTCCATGATGGGCAGCGCAAAGGATTACTGTAATTATGTATAGATGCGGATGAGGGAGTGGTGAATTAATTATAGGATTAATCGCTCGAGGACGTGATGCGCATGGCGGTCTTGGTTGAGCGAGAGGGGTCGGTCGAGATTCGGAGGTAGACAAGCTGAGTTCGTATGCGATGATGAGC
It encodes:
- a CDS encoding spindle assembly checkpoint component Mad1; this encodes MRSYTPNDKDGRGSRRSSVNARFRASTSTIDRPQTSLRQSRISSFRASTQPTYNLFTGESNIPRPQSRQSHVAESVRPGSRESHKENMAPPDADEYEKYRREIESLKAEIGTLQYRIQTAEQEKEIATSEQSSKLEQARRREQDEAQHRQAAEAEREKAVAQTETLRRELQEVKDAIDGDKKQLERKAREAEDEARLLQEQLEDLSTAKDDAARIADRKATDMEMQIAAAQKTIQEFEQESEQRENVLQQTQAQLAEKDGVIANLEADVLRLKAQSGDAETMEIIRQELTEQVQHIRNLEATNRDQLSELKHLRALSKAVEVVEEEKRTLQRKLESAELIEAELAEARIQRQRLEDERLAWSAYLRNAAETDESEFDSPEAVARALVEERLTNASYVEKVGSLQAEITAAQNTIQSLRDEQAQLKNEVENAKTVANASNADKARMRLERQRALAVKEVEYLRAQLKTFDTEDETLQPEQFDQARVQRVQELEDLVDKYKMEVQNLHAELSSIEPSAPSTPQPATGSKRSRAEDDSSQEQLGQLTRKKRMLEEQLTKSQNKIALLEKDLSTSKEQLKAAKQQTQTRVLSLKSNPTSDFEAIKRSTLEALKKENEDLLATLQSKNANSSVPMIPTSVLAAMEREITAAKSETASAEKRTRRLKEVWGSKSQEFKEAIFSTLGWTVTFIPNGKMRVESTFYPSQTDEHENSIVFDGERGTMKVGGGPRSDFARRINDQIGFWVREKGCIPGFLAALTLEFYEEHTRASK
- a CDS encoding mitochondrial matrix Mmp37-domain-containing protein; the encoded protein is MASIGLRSSVTTRAIYLRSSHLRQIPPTQYTRCYSNSTKPPTSSSSSSSSSSSDESIASSASSTPSSKLNVFSSEWEDLDTPIKSFADLPHRLFGANQHMIINYELKEALRLMLRQFNAPIMYCFAYGSGVFPQSPSQASISESDFRAVHPNPPEALIKSQKGSPKVLDFIFGVSHVEHWHSINMKQHRNHYSGLASLGSGVVSRVQNWGAGVYFNPYVEVNGMLIKYGVTSIDNLVRDLSSWDSLYLAGRLQKPVKILRDHPRVRLANQHNLIAAVRTALLLLPPQFTEAELYSTIAGLSYLGDPRMALPTENKSKVTNIVDNNIIHFRRLYAPLVKTLPNVDFTGACRIDDTDWIMNPEAGNKLQQDMDPVRRGNMVRRLPQTFRSRLYFQYQRRFGIPRGEFNELMKASTDEEGGAVKKMQGGEFERRIATDDAQKLNETMRIVIKQTVNWPSTVQSIKGLLMGGFSRTWRYLGEKYSKYKKDQDSKKSKKA
- a CDS encoding Muniscin C-terminal mu homology domain-containing protein, whose product is MEDMARAEYPAMLATLQPSQAVQTLTERMKRMSRVNTEIADWLQERRRVEDQYVQGLKKLATFKVPNSQSELGVFQAPWNRIIDSTENIAHSHHQLADRIERDIEHPLRNFANRKDVQNMNTMSSNLTTMAKDLEESQNQVDKLTKKGGRANTSKVDAASSKLESATGQWESQAPFIFESLQALDESRVNNLRDLLTQYQTHESDSAGRVQENAMETLALMLEIDTEKEIQSFVHRATAGKAKLPTRTSTRQSSFAGTTPSTPVPPSTADSTNLPAPSAHTSSPAPVPAPASSHAGDDDISENNSVPQEKPGGKLRRLGTMFGGRRRQSMHAGFGQLSPGKLGPSFGRLGTSHSQNDRGVSPRGSSNNLAEHHRLSSLAETPDVPKLPNSETDSPRPDASHENTNGVSHNENLLDSPIPQTAGGTVNGNHEPDLSDVQPPPGPPPSHKQENQTPAPQQLATKDAEGFTVPPPMNDPISEAQREAKESGEDPDQLLKVNIQQTPVEDEDPEAKMAALSSVANSLKLGPATRRSGTVRGRRDVRHTMYVPPPNLPESGTDSSLSVRPTSPSFAQSLSKGSAVAALASEASIAGTSDTQSVRSGNSLGGLNHPQHAHMTAPGLNTSIIESVSAIFEDGVVKSTTITGEVAFVNNPSDSGDAKSYETIRINNFSALERIGPNRIFVQNSSPDHNDQFNLDVSHLTKSATAFSYRVFSEDSETPTLGEHAPLSLKPAWKPQGDKLGLLLQYQLNPSSKLTAPVTLHNVVIVATYEGKSSGAQTKPVGTHLKDKHLVYWRIGDLTLTTEPHKIVCRIIGAEGAEPKPGHIEARWELTATGDQVIGSGISISRLDEGKGKGKDVSEDDPFADDTASTEHKWVDVPISRKLVSGKYEGR